The sequence CTCTCCTTTTTCTCTTAACGGATTTGTCCATTCTTTCATCCTATTTACCATTCGAGGGAGAAGACAAGTCTGTTGAGAGAAGGAGAAGGTTTAGCCGTGAATTTGGTGAAATCTTGTACCTACCTTGGCTTGCCATGGCGAATTGCGGTGGTTGGTCAAATCTGATTTTCAGATGGTCGGTTGGTACATCGCTGGGTTATTGCTGAATCTGAGATTGCATCAGTGTGAAGGCGTCCAACCATTAAGCgctacatcatttggtttgtaattttgtttaaGGAGCATTTGTACTCACCATCTTAAACTTTGGTGTATGTTCATTATACATAGCTATCACGTGTCCTTTCACTTAATcttagttatttttttttaaattgaaaaaagtaacatttaatataaaaattagctAAAGTTGGGTAAAATAACATATGACAAATGATTAAATGCATTGTAAGCAAACACCATAGTTATGTTGGTAAGCAAAAATACTCTATATAATTTAAGTAGATGATTTTTCTAACATAATATgttaatatattaatttactctaaaaaattaaaagcccTACCAAAACCCTCACTTATAAACCCGTAAATCTGTCCAAACGACGACTTCCCACAGCACCCCCGGGcgccctcttctttcttctctgctCCGTCTCAGAACAGTGTCCAAGTCTGCAATTGCCCTCAGCCACCCACCTCCAACCAGCAGCCACCTCCAAAGCTaacagatctctctctctctctgaaccgATGGAATCCGACGCAGAAGACACCAAGTCTCAATTGACCCAAAACCAAGACCCATCGACACCAAAGCACAAACACAAGAAGAGGAAGACGAAGAAAACCGCCGTCCCAACCATTCCAACATTCCAAGCCGCCGTCCAAGTTTTCCCGGAACACCCAGAAAAAACTCCACCTATAGTGGCCCATTTCTCATCTGGGTTCGACCCCACCAAGAACCCAGACCCTAATTCGACCAAAATCGGACTCTTTCGGAACGCCAACCGAGCCAAACGAGTGGAGCTTGTGGTGCACCCGGATGGGACCAGTGTCGATTTTGTTGGAACTAGCTATACTGGTGCGGCCACCAGTGACCAGTACTGCAATTATGCACTTGGTGTTCTAGATAAGGCCACCCAGACTTTGAAGATTACGCCCATTGTTTCTAACAAGGTAATTGTTTTGGGACCGTTCGTTTTTGTGGGGTTTATTTCCGGCGGCTACTCAATTTTAATAGTTTGTTTCGTCTTTGTTTTCGTTTCATTTGTTTGATTTGGGTGATGTATTGCTTTAAAAGCATTGGCACGAAGTTTACATTTGTATTGTGTTTGTTTCTCCGgtgttgcttttgtttttgctgTGGTTTGGATTTGGTGAAGTAAGTTGCTGACTTTATTATTGTTTTGAGTATAACATGCATACTTATTGGATTCTATACTGGATGCTCTTTTAAATTTCAACTGTGGTTATCAAAATTGAAAAGAGTTGATTTGAAATCTCGGGTATTGTTCATAATtgttatatatgtttatatgaaTGTGTATAATCTCATATTTACGCTCTGGTCCAATGGAATAAGGTGAGCGCGTGTGCATATATTTATCATTGCTTCTGCTTTCCAAGGAATGCTGATAAGCTTACTTGGGATGTGAATTTTCAGATATTTAGATTAGAACCTAAAGTTAGAGGGTATAACTACTCTGATAAGGAACCTGCAAGTTCAGCAATGGGAGAACTTACTGCACAAGAGAAGGCAGAGAAGCAGATGCAGCTACATAATCTATATGGAACAAAGAAGTCTATTAGGGAGGTAAGACCCATTTCGTTattcatttgtttatttatttttgagctTATATGTAAGGCATCATCACTAACATTTTCTCCAGTCATATGTCTTGTCTGAGCGTGTCTGTTAAAATTTGAAGTTTATGCAGGTAAAAGGGAAGTGTGgggtgtggtgtgtgtgtgtttgtggatGTGTGGTTGAATCCTTGAATATAGTAAGAATACATTAGAACTTGTCCTTGAATCTTGTAAGAATACATTAGAATTTGTGCACATGTACATAACTAACATAGAAGTCGCTTAATGATTTCATTTCGGCTTTATTCTTCaaaaaatttgttttcaaaAGTTAATGCATTTTGCATAACCAATCtgcttgttttgaaaaaaaaacatatagaacaacaacaaaaaagccTTGtctcactaagtggggtcggttgTATGGATCCTAGAACGCCACTGTGCTTGGTTTTGTGCCAAGTCCTTAGCTCCAAGTACTCCATGTCTTTTCTTAAAATCTCTTTCCAaatcttcctaggtcttcttctatccctttccttttcccttGAACCTCTGTCTTACAATTGCATTTTCTAATTGGGGCATCTGTAGGTCTTAGTTTCACATTTCCAAACCATCTTAACCGATTTTCtatcatcttatcttcaattgcggccactcctactttacctcaaaTCGTTGTTCTTAATCATGTTCTTTCTCGTGTGCTCACTCATCTagcgaagcattctcatctttgCTACACTTATTTTTTTGCATGTATTGATGCCTGAcagcccaacattctgtgccataaagCATTGATGGCCTGTTGCCTTCCTATAATGTTTTCCCGTGAGATTTAGTGGCGTACGatggtcacacaacacacccaatgcactcttccactccatccatccaacttgtattctatggttgagatcttcaaatctaTAAAAATCATGTGCACATCCTTTTCCATATCTCTATATCGTTCCATCGTTGCCTTTGTAGTCAAGCGCGCTGGCATGAACGAAGACCCATTTCTCTTGCCTGAGTTTCTGCTCAATTACTCTGTCCCAAAGcctcattgtatgactcattaactcaATACCCCTATAAATCAATTAACatgaaatattaaaataacTACTGTTTGAGAAAACATATGTAATATTAGAATAACTAGGGTTTTTGCTGCATATGTATGAGcaatatttttatttgtgtTAAGTTCCCACATTACCGAGTGTTTTCACTGCtttgtgatttttttatatTCAATAAGGGATAGCTTCCTTGTGATGTTAAAGGCCACCAGCGAGTATTGAGGTTTATACATAAAAGATCAAGGGTTGAAGAGGAATGAATAAGAATTCTATATAATGACTAGAAACAACCATTGGGTAGCTATAATTTTGGCGAGGGTGCCTCTCTCCTTCACTTAATTCATTCCCTTTATCAAAAGTAGAAAATGTTGATGCTTAAGTTCAGCAAAGGACATGGTAGAGGTAGTAGCTTGGGCTATGTATGGTTCGAGATACTTGCAAGTTGCAACTGAGAGTGTCTGGGAGTTTCCAACACTATATATCAAGTTGAATATAGTATCTTTTTCTAAAGCATAGCATGTTAATTGAATTTTCTATGATATTGCAGAGTAAGAAAATGCAGTCCTTGAAGCAAGCAGACGGTCCTGATTCTCTAAAGGATTTGGATGCCAAAATGAAACAGATTGTGGTAAACAAGGAGGCTCTTGAAAGCGCTGAAGCCCAAAGCTCTCGCCATATCCCACCATTCAATGAATCTGCCACCACTCCACAGGAGGCTTATCCTCTAGACAAGATCATCATCACAGGAGAGTGGGATGATGTCCAagatatttataataaactgcAAGGCGGAAATGATGTTAAATGGGATGCTTACCCAAATTTTGTGCTCAATAGAATCCAGAAATTGAAGGATATTCGGGTAAGAATGCAAAAATTATGTTGTTCCTTCTTTtctcacttcattttcatggTGAGAAAACAGAATAATAATCTTCCTTGACGCGTTTTCTATGCTTGTAGGTTGAGGAGGAGAAGTTTAAGCTTGCTTGCATATGCACATACATTACACATCTTATAAAGTTCAAAGATCAGTATACCATGGATGGTGTTTCCTCTGCGAAGGGCCACAGAATCCCAAGCAATCTACGCAATAAGTTCCTCAACATGTTTGATCCGGCAGCAGGTTCAAGAAGGCAAACACTATCAAGAGAGAAAACGAATCTCCTCATTAGTTATGTCTTGGTGCTCACTCTTCATGTGGACGAGTTCCAGACAGAGTTGACAGATATAGCGAAGGATCTGAGAATGGGTGAAGCAAATGTGAAGGACCATTACGAGAACTTGGGTTGCAAGTTAACTAAACAAAGGGGAAAACCAGTCGCGACCCTTCCTGTCCCTCTAAAATTTCCACAAGAGCAGCGGAGGCGGAAGAAGGGCAAGAGATGATTTTCTTCGTTGTATCTGTGTTCTTTTGTTTCTACTGCACACTTTGATTTCACTGTGCTTGTCTGGCTATAATTTTACAAAGTTTGGCCTTTTGTTTTTATGGCAAGACATTAATTATTGAATCCTATTGCAGTGTGCTCCTTTAGGCGTGATAGTTAAATGGAGCAATGGTCTTGAACTAAAATCTCAAATTATCAGAGTATTATCCAGAATTTTATTACTTGGAGCAATGGTCTTTTTGTTTCCATCCATTACAATGTGCATCAAGGGTCTTTTTGGTTCTGTCCATTTCTTGTCACTGTAAACCCTTTATTTTGTATCTAATTTCTGACGGTTGCACTCAAAAGGAAAAGACCATTACTCCATGTTGtgacaaattcaaaaactaatACCAGTGGTATTCaacttaatactacggtctagtggtattttttttttcttgcaagtgagatgttttaggttcgatttttggcaaaggtgaatttgaacaacaccattgctagctcattgtgaggcttagcccactcccccACCTCTTTATTggagataatattatttgttcaaaaataaaataaaataaaatttagaaactattaaacttttatttcaAAGACCAAAGCTCCAATGACCAAATTCTAGGGACTAATGCATATTGTCTTTGATGTAACCAGGAGTCAAAGGATTGGATTGGCATAGACTTAGTAAGACAACTCATTCTATTGTGGATTCATAACTCATTCTGGTCAGTCCTGTTTGTCTCACTCAAGTCCATTTTAATTGATCACCGCTTATCTGAGGTAGCCCACCAAATGGAGCCTAAGTGACAAGggagagttaataatttaaaattaagaTAGGttcatggaggcaatctatctcttacgaagatcgatggaaaagatatagagatatgaAAAAAAGATTTGCACATGGTCtttgtaaatttgtaaaaacGCATGAAGGACAAGCCGAAAGCTTCCTCATAActgtagggttacatcaaggctcactttaagtccttacctgtttgcattggtaatggaagagttaacatgacatatttaagatgatattatttggtgtatgcttttcgcagacaatatagtgttgatagatgaaactcaggaaggagTAAATGCAaaacttaacctttggagagaagtgttggaatctaaaggtcttcgcctaagtcgGTCAAAGACAAAGTATATGGAATGCAAGTTTAGTGCGAACGAAGACActcaaatgagttaggggtaagAATTGGGGATTAGGAAGTACCAAAAAGTGACTGCTtccgctacctaggatctatcttgcaaaagaacggagagttGGATGGAAACTTCaatcatagaatacaagctgaatggatgaagtggaagaatgCATCGAGTGTGTTATGTGACCATtgtatgccactaaagctcaaggaaaaTTTTTATGGGACGGCAACAAGGACAACAATACTTTATGGCATGGAGTGTTGGACGGTGAaatatcaacacgtacataaaatgaatgtagcagagatgagaatgctttgtTGGATGTATGGGcccacgagaaaggataagattgggaattaggATATCCGAAGTAAAGCtggagtagctgaaattgaagaaaagatgagagaaaatcgattaCGGTGGTCTAGACTTGTGAAACAAAAGCCTACTATCGCTCCAATCAGAAGATGCgattacgggacagaggttcaaggtcgaaggggtagaggaaggcTTTGAaggagactctaagaaaagacttgagagttcttggatctaacagaagacatgacacaaaaccgagtgcaATAACGTTCTAAAATTCATACAACCGATCCCACGTAGTGGaaaaaagctttgttgttgttgttgtataggtccataattttttataacaaaaaaagatAGGTCCAAAATTGGATTACCCTAAAAGAAAGGGCAGAGGCCACAGAACAGAAAGAAATCCGAAAACGTGCGCAAAATACAAACGAGTTACGAGTGGCTCTCCATCTAAAGCCGAAGTAAACTCATTTTCATACAAATTTTTATGCTTGTACACACATTGAGCCGACGAGAAAATGAACGAACCACGCTCTTCAATTATTCTTCAGATAGTAAGGAGATAGCCAAAACCATCCGATGCGGGTGAATAGTTCCCCTCCGAATTTTAGGATTTGCTCTTGAACTTCCTTTGAGCTTTCAAGTCCACCACAACCACAGAGATGTTGTCCTTGCTTCCCTTCTGGAGGGCAAGGGTTGCAAGGTAGGCAGCAGCTTCCCCAGCCGCAGGATCAACTCCCGTTCCCCTTTCCGCAAGAGGTGTAGCCCCGTTCTTTTTGTGCCATAGCAGAATGCGTTTTCGAGCCACATCACAAGCTTCCTCATTCGTCATAACATCCCATAGACCATCACTAGCTAAAATAAGGCATTCGTCATCTCTAGCTCGAGGGACAACCATGACTTCTGGTTCTGGAATTATCCACGGTTTCAAATATCTATCCCCTGTAGATTTATAAGAGTAAAACAATGTTAAGCTCCTTATTGAGTTTAACATATAGATGGGAAATGCTAATAAAAAACTGTAATCCATTTGTTCTGACAAGACTAGACAAGCAACTGAATGTTCATACATACTGCGAACACTCATGGTAAATCGTTACATTATTTTaagggggtgtgctatccacacacccctttttacttttctcacacccttgttaatttctgtccgttgatcttcttcaattcatccgatccgacggtcgaaaaccaaaaaggtgtgggagaagtaaaaaggggtgtgtggatatcacacccctattttAAGAGTCACTTGTTTCCAAGGATGGGGGCGCAAGGAA is a genomic window of Malus domestica chromosome 09, GDT2T_hap1 containing:
- the LOC103453588 gene encoding DNA-directed RNA polymerase I subunit rpa49-like, yielding MESDAEDTKSQLTQNQDPSTPKHKHKKRKTKKTAVPTIPTFQAAVQVFPEHPEKTPPIVAHFSSGFDPTKNPDPNSTKIGLFRNANRAKRVELVVHPDGTSVDFVGTSYTGAATSDQYCNYALGVLDKATQTLKITPIVSNKIFRLEPKVRGYNYSDKEPASSAMGELTAQEKAEKQMQLHNLYGTKKSIRESKKMQSLKQADGPDSLKDLDAKMKQIVVNKEALESAEAQSSRHIPPFNESATTPQEAYPLDKIIITGEWDDVQDIYNKLQGGNDVKWDAYPNFVLNRIQKLKDIRVEEEKFKLACICTYITHLIKFKDQYTMDGVSSAKGHRIPSNLRNKFLNMFDPAAGSRRQTLSREKTNLLISYVLVLTLHVDEFQTELTDIAKDLRMGEANVKDHYENLGCKLTKQRGKPVATLPVPLKFPQEQRRRKKGKR